GGGGTATATGCTGCTGTTCATGCTGCCAGCGAGGCTCTAAACTTGGCTCTTGGCTGCAAACCCAACCTCTGTGAAAGGAAGAGGATCTACCCATGGCAGGTGAGGAGGTGTCACGCCACCCACTGCTGGCCAAGCTTCTCAGCTCAGTGCTCATGAACTTCTCTATTTGCTGGTAGGTACTCAATGCCATGAAGACAATGAACTTTTCTATCAGTAATGTTACTGGAGACCCCAATAGGCAGGAGCTGGTGGAGAGCGAATATGACATCATCACCTGGCATGCCACAGCACAGCTGCCTTCTGTGACCATCGTGGGCCATTACAGCCGAAGACGAGGCCTAAAGCTCAACAAGACACTGATTGGTTGGGGTACCATAGGCCAACAGGTAGAGTGGGGCAGGATGGGGGTACTCTGCCATGAGAGAGTTCAATATGAGGCACTAACTGGGGTACCTCTGCCATTCCAGGAGCCCTTCTCTGTCTGCAGTGAAGAGTGCAGCCTCACAGCAAGGAAGGAGAGAGGCAGCCAGAAGTGCTGTTTCCAGTGCATCCCTTGCGCACCTGGCATGTTCACCAATAAAAGCAGTGAGTGACCCATGCGTGGTAGGGTAGGAAGTCAGGGCATTGTGGTGCCCACGGATACCCCATCAGACACATCGTGGTATTTTTTTGAGACTTGAAAGTCCCAAGTGTAAGTATGCCACTCCATGGCCAGCCTGACAAGTTAGGTGGGCAGCCAGTTCCATCACTACAAGGTGACAATTCACCTTTTGTCCATCTAGGTGAAGCCTTGCATTGCAGTACACAGTCCTAGGGCTCTGTGCCTAGTGAGAGCCCTCACCCAGTCAACCTCCTTACCTTTAATCGTCCCTGCTCTCTGCTCTTTCAGATCCGTACACCTGCCAGTCCTGTAACGTTAATGAGTGGTGGAATCCATTTGAGCAGAGGTGTCTGAAAAGGGAAGTGGAGTTCTTGAGGTGGAGTGACCCGGCTGCGATGTTGCTGACCTGTGTCTCCTGGCTGGCAGTCATCCTGACCTTGGGCATCATTGTTTTGTTCCTGTGGTACCAGGACACCCCTGTTGTCAAAGCCACTGGGGGCAGGATGAGTCTAGTCATGTTGGTCTGCCTGACTGTGGCCTACGTGAACATCAGTTTGTACATCGGGAAACCCTTCAACCTGGTCTGCTTGATTCGCCACCCCATCTATGCCATCACATCCAGCATTTGTTTGTCCTGCATGGCCGTCAAGTCCTTCCAGCTCGTGTGCATCTTCAAGCTAGCCAGACGGCTACCCTCTGCCTACAATTATTGGGCTCATCACTCTGGGCCAGTACTTACCATAGTAGGCTTCACAGTGGTGGACATCATCATTCAGGTAACCCACTGTATCCTGACCCACCCCAAGGCCACAGTGGACACCTCGTCCTTTCCAGATCTGATTCTCCTAAACTGCAGCCATTCTCTGCAGTTGCTGGATATCTTCTACAAGACCCTCTTGAGTCTCTTGGCTTTCCTTCTTGCCTACCTAAGTAAGGATCTTCCACCCAGCTACAGTGAGGTCAGGTGCATCGCTTTCTCAGCCCTTATTTTCCTGGTGGGCTGGGGCTTCTACCTCACAGTCCATGTGCTGGAACTTGGCAGGCTGTCTAGTGTCCTCAAGGTTCTAAGTATTCTGCTCAGTCTGCTTGGTATCACTGCTGGCTACTTCCTGCCTCGCTGTTAC
This region of Erpetoichthys calabaricus chromosome 8, fErpCal1.3, whole genome shotgun sequence genomic DNA includes:
- the LOC114656012 gene encoding taste receptor type 1 member 1-like isoform X1; the encoded protein is MVFSPFNWRNVQQFLMVEAMRFAVDEINNSSNILPNITLGYQLLDNCSMEENFHSILHLLSDTEVDVLYVWHDPSKYLPTALAIIGPGDSTAATAIMGLPSWYWVPVIDFFDSVQMLANKRLYPSYFCTVPSTLEQTRAILRLMQRFSWTWVAIVGSSTDYGQESMQLFLDMSATYGVCVPYLHTITTSPQDTMRILAEIMAVNVTVIFAEDTVVESFFQVAVNQSIEGKVWVASNTWSVSTRVAAVSGILKTGTVLGIAVKERPMPGFEEYLSKKFQSPAPHTGSNGLMTSCMGLTAKQILSYTGTRVSYGVYAAVHAASEALNLALGCKPNLCERKRIYPWQVLNAMKTMNFSISNVTGDPNRQELVESEYDIITWHATAQLPSVTIVGHYSRRRGLKLNKTLIGWGTIGQQVEWGRMGVLCHERVQYEALTGVPLPFQEPFSVCSEECSLTARKERGSQKCCFQCIPCAPGMFTNKSNPYTCQSCNVNEWWNPFEQRCLKREVEFLRWSDPAAMLLTCVSWLAVILTLGIIVLFLWYQDTPVVKATGGRMSLVMLVCLTVAYVNISLYIGKPFNLVCLIRHPIYAITSSICLSCMAVKSFQLVCIFKLARRLPSAYNYWAHHSGPVLTIVGFTVVDIIIQVTHCILTHPKATVDTSSFPDLILLNCSHSLQLLDIFYKTLLSLLAFLLAYLSKDLPPSYSEVRCIAFSALIFLVGWGFYLTVHVLELGRLSSVLKVLSILLSLLGITAGYFLPRCYIILIQPERNTATFFQNMIHEYTMGS
- the LOC114656012 gene encoding taste receptor type 1 member 1-like isoform X2, yielding MVFSPFNWRNVQQFLMVEAMRFAVDEINNSSNILPNITLGYQLLDNCSMEENFHSILHLLSDTEVDVLYVWHDPSKYLPTALAIIGPGDSTAATAIMGLPSWYWVPVIDFFDSVQMLANKRLYPSYFCTVPSTLEQTRAILRLMQRFSWTWVAIVGSSTDYGQESMQLFLDMSATYGVCVPYLHTITTSPQDTMRILAEIMAVNVTVIFAEDTVVESFFQVAVNQSIEGKVWVASNTWSVSTRVAAVSGILKTGTVLGIAVKERPMPGFEEYLSKKFQSPAPHTGSNGLMTSCMGLTAKQILSYTGTRVSYGVYAAVHAASEALNLALGCKPNLCERKRIYPWQVLNAMKTMNFSISNVTGDPNRQELVESEYDIITWHATAQLPSVTIVGHYSRRRGLKLNKTLIGWGTIGQQEPFSVCSEECSLTARKERGSQKCCFQCIPCAPGMFTNKSNPYTCQSCNVNEWWNPFEQRCLKREVEFLRWSDPAAMLLTCVSWLAVILTLGIIVLFLWYQDTPVVKATGGRMSLVMLVCLTVAYVNISLYIGKPFNLVCLIRHPIYAITSSICLSCMAVKSFQLVCIFKLARRLPSAYNYWAHHSGPVLTIVGFTVVDIIIQVTHCILTHPKATVDTSSFPDLILLNCSHSLQLLDIFYKTLLSLLAFLLAYLSKDLPPSYSEVRCIAFSALIFLVGWGFYLTVHVLELGRLSSVLKVLSILLSLLGITAGYFLPRCYIILIQPERNTATFFQNMIHEYTMGS